One region of Pieris rapae chromosome Z, ilPieRapa1.1, whole genome shotgun sequence genomic DNA includes:
- the LOC110997615 gene encoding aryl hydrocarbon receptor nuclear translocator-like protein 1, protein MADWSHFDREIGCFEYPYANQIATTSQEYPSRNFTVLLSPPGKPSDCYGRGDSPRELRNKAEKQRRDKMNKSISHLASLVPPVAIPARKIDKTSVLRLTAHYLRSHQYVFGDSLDRVRNSKEFSCDFTKTLLKTLKGFLITVTYKGIFVVVSPNVEEYLGYTELDLLGNNIYNYVHESDHAVLREQLTPPYYMLGTNGQLLIPDEPDGKKKIAEELVNEKRSFIIRFKRLNQQRSGPIHFLSCHIEGTFRKADRACHHNNKQCHIVRRARYRGEKPTSSGNDIVFIGVARPATETFMTEKFLESFKMEYRTRHSIDGQIIQCEQRIALVTGYMTHEVSGVNAMNFMHRDDVRWVIIALREMYDENRLYGESCYRLMTKNGQFIYMRTRGHLDVDKDTNAVTSFVCTNTVVNEREGKELIRLMKKKFMLLLNNGDTNELDDINASEENSSILPVEDPEQLQEVILHLVTNLPSSNNSDNVLDSQNDINFSRLSIIPPRRDRILNAILRSSSVIGNVNHMTDANSEAGCSGNFQLTDNKHDDDTEPPTKLSRNYDDISDESLMEVLKLDPNDQLKITEIDTHGINYKDVLEEAYQNKKMYFNNINN, encoded by the exons agacAGTCCTCGTGAACTACGGAATAAGGCAGAGAAGCAACGAAGGGATAAGATGAACAAATCAATTTCACACTTGGCAAGTTTGGTGCCACCGGTGGCGATTCCTGCTCGAAAAATTGACAAGACTAGCGTACTGCGGCTTACTGCACATTACTTACGCTCACATCAATATG TCTTTGGAGATAGCTTAGACCGGGTGAGAAACAGTAAGGAATTCAGCTGCGATTTTACAAAAACTCTACTAAAAACGTTAAAAGGATTTCTCATAACGGTTACCTATAAAGGTATCTTTGTGGTCGTTTCTCCAAATGTAGAGGAATATTTAGGTTACACAGAG ttaGACTTGCTTGGTaacaacatatataattacgtTCATGAAAGTGACCATGCTGTATTGAGGGAGCAATTAACGCCACCATATTATATGTTGGGAACGAATGGCCAATTACTGATACCCGACGAACCAGATGGAAAGAAGAAGATCGCCGAAGAACTCGTCAATGAAAAACGAAGTTTCATTATTCG gtttaaaAGACTTAATCAGCAGAGATCGGGACCTATACATTTCTTGTCGTGCCATATAGAAGGAACCTTCCGAAAAGCAGATAGGGCCTGCCATCATAACAATAAACAGTGTCACATTGTTCGCCGAGCAAGATATAGAGGTGAAAAGCCAACTTCAAGTGGAAATGATATT GTATTTATTGGCGTCGCCCGACCGGCAACAGAGACATTTATGACTGAGAAATTCCTTGAGTCTTTTAAAATGGAATATCGCACCCGTCACTCAATAGATGGACAAATCATTCAATGTGAGCAACGAATAGCCCTGGTAACAGGGTATATGACACACGAAGTTAGTGGAGTTAATGCGATGAACTTTATGCACCGAGACGACGTGCGGTGGGTCATTATAGCTCTACGTGAAA TGTACGATGAAAATCGGCTCTATGGGGAGTCTTGTTACCGACTGATGACTAAAAACggacaatttatatatatgcgAACCCGGGGACATTTGGACGTTGATAAAGATACGAATGCCGTTACTAGCTTTGTTTGTACTAATACGGTAGTTAACGAAAGGGAGGGAAAAGAATTGATCCGTTTGATGAAGAAGAAGTTTATGCTACTCTTGAACAATGGCGATACTAATGAGTTAGATGACATCAATGCTTCAGAG GAAAATAGTTCAATACTACCCGTTGAAGATCCCGAACAACTGCAAGAAGTCATTCTTCATTTAGTTACTAACTTGCCCTCCAGCAATAACTCAGACAATGTACTGGATTCGCAAAATGATATCAATTTTTCTCGCTTATCAATAATACCACCAAGGAGGGATAGGATCCTTAACGCCATTCTCCGGAGCAGTTCTGTTATAG GAAATGTCAACCATATGACCGATGCTAATTCTGAAGCAGGCTGCAGTGGCAATTTCCAACTAACAGATAACAAGCACGATGATGATACCGAACCACCGACTAAACTATCTAGAAATTATGATGACATATCTGATGAAAGCCTTATGGAAGTCTTGAAATTGGATCCCAATGATCAATTAAAGATTACGGAAATTG acaCACACGGCATTAATTACAAGGACGTTCTGGAAGAGGCTTatcagaataaaaaaatgtattttaacaatattaataattag